The nucleotide sequence TGATAGGATGGTTGATCGTCTCACTCAACTTTCTGTATGGATCATACGGAAACGAAGGAAGGTAGGGCGATAGTATGGCAATGCATGATCCGACGGGAGGTGTTTCCAGTCGAGTAAATAGGCATGGCACCGAATGTCCTCTTACTGATCTCGTACTTTCTCTGCATCTCCCTGGAAGAAAGGAATTGGACTTGTGTCATAGAGTCGGAAGTGGGTTGGTTGTCACTAAGGGTGGGTGATTTTCCTACCCTTTGCTTTCTTTCGGTTGGTGAAAGGGTGCGAAGGATGGGTGTTGGAGCGTTTTTGGTGCTGTACAACGCATCCGCATCCAAGATTCCAAGTGTGGACGCATTGGGCTATTATCGGTGTAGGCATCAAAGGTTTGCTTGCACAGCTAGGTTGATGTAATCCAGGGGAAAAAACTAGCAAGGCACGAGATCATGAGATTCTCTCTGTACAGGTGTGGGTTGCGTGGGAAGGAAAATAAATGGGATAACGTGCTCATTACTTCTTTCAACCATGTTTGCTTGGAAAATTAGATGAAAAAGCATCCAGATCCAGGAATCGTAAATGCAAGGTCCAACTCCACACACACAGGCATACGCACACTTATACGGTATACACAGGCTGTAACAACGATTTCATGGTTAGGATGTGTGAATGAACCCGATGTGTACAAATTACGAAAGTATATACTTCCGAACGGAGCAGGCGATAAGTCAATCTATCTGATCATCACCATCCTTCGTGGCTTCAATCTAGGATCTCCTTACATTTTCATTTGTACTCGGGGCGATGATGGGCGGGACATGGTCTTGATACAGTCGTCTAACTACGTATTGCAGTGCTGCAATGCTGCAATGCTGCGTCGTTTGCATCGTTAGCATTGCCGTTGGACTGCATTAGATATGTATTCGGCTGAGGGGGTGAAGCGACGATGAAGGGGTAAGGGAAGAATATCTAGCTAATGATACCCTGACATGAAAACAGGAAGGTTTGCGTAGTATGCGTAGAGGTtaatatatatgaaataCCTATATGAACTACATACTCGTCCTATCCCTCCTGCATTCATGTATTGAAGAGGCATAGCCATATCTATTGTTGACATTTCACTGTTTCCTTATCAATAATTCTGACATTGGTGGGTGTGGGGTGATAGGTAGCTTGGGTATTGGTCAACTGGCTCGACAGGTACACCAATGGTATCAATCCAAAGCCTACACGCCAATGTTCATTGTAGTGAGGTAATCAATGACACGCATTTTGAAAACTTCATGAGttggattgaattgatttcatAATCATGGATTCAAATTTTCAGAGAGGACTGTCACGGACAACACAAGTCAGAAGAAGCCGAAGTTTTAGTAAAAATCCTAAGTAGACCTTTACCATGGTGAATTTATTTCatagaaattcaatgaaAGAGAGCTCCTGAATTCGTACATTCCTCAGTAACTTGTCACATTATGAGGGGTAGCTCTTAGAGCGTCATTGCAAATTAATATTCCAGCTTCCAATCTGTATGGTCCCACGAGAATTGATCCAAAgacaacacaatacaattgAAAGAGTAAGAATTGATAATCATCGAACAGATGGCCAGTTCAGCACCGCCAAACATCTCTCTTCCAAGTAGGGATCAATTTGATGCTCATGATGAAGTATGCCATAGCAATACGAGAGCCTGCGAGTTCAAGATTGATACCGCATTAACTAACACCGGCAGGGTCATTCAAGTGCAAGTGAATCAGAGTATCAACATGCGCTGGAGGTAAATTTATCTCTCATCCTCTCTCCCATCTGCGAAATCATTGGAGCTTACGAGACACCCTCTTCCCGCAGGTAGTTTTCGATGCTCAAAATGCGCATCGTAGGAAATCGTCTCTCGTAACGGCCGATACACCTGCAGCCACTTTCCAGCGAAGAAAGAACACAGAATGTTATGTACACGCATTGCTCGAAAGTCAGAGGAAAAGCGGGAGGGCGTCAAACAGTGGCTTGGAGGGAATAGCAGAAACTCTGGCTTCACGCAGAATCGCAAGCGGGatggatgaaattgatgacaAAGAAGATGCAGTGGTTGATACAAAAATGCATTTCCATGAAGAGGAAAGTTGTGGCCAGGTCGATGAAACTTCTTGGAGAGATAATATCAATGCGAAAGATTCGGCACAGCCAGCTGAAGATGATACAAGTGGGAAGGTACAATTACAAGCTGATGGTGTGGATGCCGGCGCGACGCATAGTAGACTTCTTACAAAGAAACAACTTTCGGACATGGCTTGGGGAGTGAGGGAATTGAGTAAGAGGCTGGGTAGTATCAGGTTGAAGCTGAAGGTTAGAACGGTTTTTATCCTTACAAAGGCGCATGATGAGAGCTTGATTGCGAATACGAGGGAGGTTACTAGATGGCTTCTAAGTCCAGAAAGACAGGTTAGATATACGGTTTTCGTCGAGGAAAATCTACGGGATAGTAAAAAGTTCGACGCTAAAGGGCTACTGGATGAGTTGGAGGAGGcggaagaaggaaagattaaTGGTGATAAACATAAGAGGCTGAGGTACTGGTCATCAAACATGTGCAGGACGAGACCTCACACATTTGATTTTATCGTCACCTTGGGCGGTGATGGGACAGTTCTATATGCAAGCTGGCTGTTTCAAAGAATTGTACCTCCAGTTTTGAGTTTTGCACTGGGAAGTCTGGGATTTCTCACCAAGTTCGATTTTGGAGATTTCGAGAAACAATTGACCACTGCATTTAGAGATGGAGTCACTATCAGTCTCAGGTTAAGATTCGAAGGTACAGTAATGAGGAGCCAGACGAGGAAACCCAAGGTCGTCAAGGATGGTGAGAATGGCGAGAATGGCGAGAATGACGATGAGGACACAACGCCGGAACGAGACTTAGTAGAGGAGTTAGTGGGCGAGGAAATGGGAGACGAGAGAACTCATCGACCAGATGGTACATATGAGATTCTCAATGATATTGTGGTTGATCGAGGACCAAATCCCAGCAAGTAAATATCACATGACAGTGAACAACTTGGGTCAGCAAGGACTAACAAGCAAAAGCCATGTCTTCTATCGAGATATTCGGTGACGATGAACACTTCACGTCCGTCCAAGCAGATGGTGTTTGTGTTGCCACACCCACTGGCTCCACTGCCTACAATCTCGCTGCCGGCGGCTCCCTCTGCCATCCTGAAAATCCCGTCATCCTCGTATCAGCCATCTGCGCACATACTCTCTCATTCCGTCCCATCATCCTCCCAGATACTATTGTACTTCGTCTTGGTGTTCCATACGATGCGAGAACCAGTAGCTGGGCGAGTTTTGatgggagagagagggtGGAACTGAGCCCGGGCGATTATGTGACGATTAGTGCTAGCCGTTATCCGTTTGCCAATGTGATGCCTCAAGGCAGGAGGAGTGAAGATTGGGTGAACAGTATCAGTGGGAAGTTAGGATGGAATACGAGACAGAGGCAGAAGGGGTATAAGGAGTGGTCTACGTGAGAATTGGTGGATTTGTTTGTGGTGCAGAAAGgggttttgatattgggtggagatattgaaaggggaaaagatgagaatgggTTATGATATATAAGAGATGGTAGGAATTGGCGGTGGTAGTAGCAATGATAATGGAGTTATCCAAAGTTGAGTAGTACTATTGCGAGATGTTTGCCCCAGCTAAGACATCATTGTCAATGGTTGCTCCTTTTTGCACATTCTTCTCGTGGGCGAATGAGACGATAATCCACACCAGCCACGAATCTAGAAAAATCAAACCAGTATTTGTTGACTTCACCGCTGTGTGGCTTTGAACCTATAGCTATCTGATCTTGTACAAGTGGTGGTCTGATCCAAGTTTGGTCTGCTCAGCCTCCATTCTCGGTGTGTATAAATATACATCTCGGCATGATCCCTTTACATACATTTATCTCCAGAAATATGCAAGCACAATAGGCCCGCAAAACCTCGATCTTCCAGCATTGTAAAAGCCATGGACATTGCCCATGGGATAAAAAAGTGGACAATCATTATATGTGTTCATAATTGATCATAATCTGTATGCTATACCGATACATGCAATCTCAATACTCAAAAGATGAGTTtagtttgttttgttttgttttgttttgtagtTCTGCATGAACTTTTTGAGCGAtcgaattttgattttatggGGTTTAGTGGTCTTGAATGCCATAATCCCTTAATATCTATCACGTCGTTTCAAGAAGatcagaaaaaaaaatccatgGCCgatatttcttataaaagCATGTTTAAAAACTGGAGCCGATGACACTTTCAATGGTGGAATGGGCTATAAAGGGGTTCTCGTGTATGCCGGTACACTATCATCTAATGGGATCGTATTTGCCCCACACTTTTTTTGGTAACCATTAAATGCTCGTATTGGTACGTGATGGAATCAAAATGTATATAAACAGGAGGATTCGTGATGTTCTAGATACTCAGTTTGGAGATCAACATTCGCTCGCTTTACTCAATCGTTTTCCATAGTTCAGACAATATGAGTACTTTCACTTTGCTTGCCTTGACGGCTGCTGCTTCAGCGGCTGTTTTGGAGCTGCCAGTTCATATCCAAAATACATATGTAGGTTACACTATTTTGAGCTCGAAATGGATACTAACAAGACTTGTCTCTAGTCCTCAGTAGAATTTGAAGTTGGTACTCCAGCAAAACCATACAGATTCCTGTTCGATACCGGATCCACCACTTCCTGGGTCAATGGTCGTAATTGTACAGACACTTCATGTCCTAACATTAGCGGATTCGTCCGAACTCAATATAATGAGTTGAATTCGTCTACATCTGTCGATTTAGACCAGTATGCCAGCATTCCATATATTGACGGTGATGTTCTCGCCGGCAATGTATTCTCTGATGTATTTTCCGATGAAAAAGGAACGTTGAGCTGGAACCAAACTTTCATGGCTGCAGATGATAGTAGCTGGCGTTTCATCACCGCCGATGGATTCCTAGGCTTGGGTTTCTCCTCGATTGCGGAGAACAAGACCAGCTCGCTTGTAGAGACCCTTCTTTGGGAGGACAAACTTGACGAAACTCGTTTTGCTCTTTTCTATGGAACGAACCTCAACAACACCGGTGTCCAGGATGGTGTTTTGACTATTGGTGGAAGTCATGAAGATGTTTATGTCGATGGAGAAGTAGTATACATGCCTCTCCGCGTGGAGAGCCCATATGAGCTCTGGCGCGCACCACTCCGCTCCGTCAACGTTCT is from Botrytis cinerea B05.10 chromosome 8, complete sequence and encodes:
- the Bcap14 gene encoding Bcap14 — protein: MSTFTLLALTAAASAAVLELPVHIQNTYSSVEFEVGTPAKPYRFLFDTGSTTSWVNGRNCTDTSCPNISGFVRTQYNELNSSTSVDLDQYASIPYIDGDVLAGNVFSDVFSDEKGTLSWNQTFMAADDSSWRFITADGFLGLGFSSIAENKTSSLVETLLWEDKLDETRFALFYGTNLNNTGVQDGVLTIGGSHEDVYVDGEVVYMPLRVESPYELWRAPLRSVNVLAAHENSTVTVHNGKLPSTDAPANTWPKANTTWPMYGAGTAVFDTGAGRISLPSSMIGAFYFNLGWNITKLMNGEERMQCEHLNSTWAVSLTFGESNDESNDVTFSVRGDEFLTPGEQCMPPVDDSGSSSFSLLGADFLRRHYSVFDFGGSRVEDYQPKIGFGKLKEEYDYLK